In one window of Henckelia pumila isolate YLH828 chromosome 1, ASM3356847v2, whole genome shotgun sequence DNA:
- the LOC140861231 gene encoding uncharacterized protein: MVDKFELIRKRVKIAHDRRNSYVNTKRRPLHFETGEPVFLRVSPFWKMMSIHNLFHVSLLCQYVADESHILHPSEVQLEPDLSYVERALIILDRKDKVLRNKRISLVMVRW, translated from the exons ATGGTGGATAAATTTGAACTGATCAGGAAGAGGGTCAAGATTGCACATGATAGGCGGAATAGTTATGTCAACACTAAGCGTAGACCTTTGCATTTTGAGACAGGGGAGCCAGTCTTCTTGCGAGTTTCACCTTTTTGGAAGATGATGAG tattcataACTTGTTCCACGTGTCACTACTTTGTCAGTACGTGGCAGATGAGTCCCACATTCTGCATCCGAGTGAGGTTCAACTAGAGCCTGATTTGTCATACGTGGAGAGAGCGCTCATAATTCTTGATAGGAAAGACAAGGTGCTTCGTAATAAGCGCATTTCTCTAGTCATGGTTCGGTGGTAG